From Amyelois transitella isolate CPQ chromosome 2, ilAmyTran1.1, whole genome shotgun sequence:
GGAGTTAGGCAATTTAAACCTAATAAAAGTAATCAAATGAATCACATCGTTATATTACTTAGCTACTTCACACTCTTTACAATGCCTACCTTAACAATAAGACGAGTAGCATGATTTGCAGTAATAAGTTACGGAGCTATCAATAGCTAtatcaaaaacgtaattatcAGCTAATTATCTCGACGTTCTAGCCAAACTCGTTCAGTGAAAGTAAGTTTCACACATGGCCCATTTGGCATGTAACAAGAGTAAAACGATCACGTGTTTTCGTGtgacattttacatttcactCATTAGTCGCAATCGCAAGTgatgtacttacttatttattgagTGCGGTGTGAGGGTTATTAGAGCGGCCGGTCCCACCACAGAGAAATGCGTTACCGTCATACATAGAAATGTAACCTCGGGTGGTAACAATCTCAAAGTGATCGCAGTCACAGGTCGCAGCTAATAACGACACTAAAACATGTAAGCCAAATTATTTCATGTCCCTCCATTAGGAGAGGGTTTAATGTAGTTGCATGTGTGTGAGTCACTTATTTATGGTGACAGCAAGGGTTTAATAATGCtgccaaaaataataactcgATAATAAATCTGAATTTTTAATAGACTATCAACTATTATTTAGATAACAGgtaaatgtacctacctaattgaTTTTGCCAAGCCTAAGAAAAATCACAATCCCGTCTCGTCGTCGTCTGACATTACAAAAAGCCATAATTTACACATAAGTACCTCCATAACAATATCTAGTAGAACTAGTGACTTCTGTTTTTGTTGAATTTGCGGAATCCCATCAATCATATGGTAAGTGCATATGTAACATTATGCTctcaaaataacataataataatagaaaaacagTTAGCTATTTAtagttaagtaggtatatgttttgatttctaagtgtaggtacctaatttaaCCTATCATATAAATCGTAAtctaattaaaagttaataaaaaactaaatattataatttgtgtcactcataaaaataataaatatttattttctatctcTATCTATGAGCaatattttttggtaaaagtaataattcgATTTTATATGCAATACAAAACTACACAACTTAGctgattttcttcactactTACCGATTCGACAACCTACCCTTCCCTTGTGGTAAATTGTTCTTTACTTTCTTCAAAGGCCGggcttttataaatattatattcatgATAAGCtctaattaaaaagtaatcaGAGCATTGAATGTAGTACACTATTCATAACCTATAACGCGTTAACCTAAGgctacttaataaataaaggtagGTAAATATCCAGCCTCGGAtatttacctacctattatttaatttaaatccatACAACTCATAATAACGATGGAATGGCGATAGTCAATTTCTGTCTAATCTTCCTCCTTTCCTCTCATGGTTTATACGTCGGACTGATTTTTCAAAATCTTAGACTAcacattcaattcaattcaaataccTTTTTTGCTGACTTACAGATTTACATATACaactgttataataaaaacacatcaGTCATCAGCGTGTCTTTTAGACACAAAGGCCTCCTCCAGATCTTTCCACTTTTTCCGGTACCATGTGAGTCTCACCCACAAGGCACCTGCGGTATGACGTATACTATCTGCCTATCTCCTTCTCTGTCGACCTCTCCTTCTCACTGTTCCACATCCTTATAGATTACACATATGCTACTTGAAATTCCCACGTGAGCAAACCCGcgacagctagtattaaaataaagtaaaaaaatattgcatttgaATGTAGGTATCTAACCTTTTTAAATTCCTCTACTTGACCTGTGTGCCTTTGGCAATCTTAAGCCCTTCTGACAACGGTGTTTCCTTTTACGTAGCTCTATTATTTGTGTGCCCTGGTATGCAAGCCTTCGAGCGACCCAGTTTTTTCCTAAtacctaacatacatacatacaatgtaCCTACAGACACCGGGGTGGACAGAACCAAGTGCCGTGAACgactcggcaccaatacctaACGTTTTTGAAAATGCAACTAAACGACGCTACAGGCcgacaaaaatgaaaatagtaatGTCGGAAAACGGACCCCAGGCTCCAAAACATAGCTGGTGTTGCTGAAAACTAGCAAATATGAGAAAGAAAAATTAGTCTAGGTACATTAGCCACAAAATGTCATAAGGTTTATTAGtactaggtaggtactgtTCAATATCAAGATCACAACTGATATTGACCCAATTACATGTGATCTTCGATACAATAACGATGGACCGTATCTTATCCAGTCCATGTCATGTAAACAATGAACATAATGACGACCAGCCGACGTCATTTGAATAGGCTCGCGGGATCCTCGCATGGAATAAAGATTGTGCAGAATTAGGTATTACTACTACAATATATTTGCTTATTAATAACATCAAAGGTGAAATATTTTGccattaaatacttttttataccaatcttaatttataatatctttaagttttaaaaattgaagcTTGATCAACCAACACCATATTACATTTAAGTGTTCTAGAGAAAGAAAGCAACAACGGAAGATGGGCGGAAGTTCAGCAAGGTGCATGTTTCAGTTCAGCAGCAACATGTGGCTAAGACAAAGGTGTAGTATTTAAAGCTGGAATGAAACATAAGGTGAGTGAGACACACAGAATACAAAGGTTACGTGTTATCTGTGTATTCTATGGTGAGACATTACTACAGTGAACTACCACAGACATGCGTTGCAACTCTTGCTTGCTCTTGTCCTAATTGCCCAAAGAAAAAGCGCGCAATAGCCATCAGACAAATCTTGTACTTTATTAACAacgatgtaataaaaaataatggtttTGCCAATCGACAACAACAGCACAAATTTACTGGTCTTCAAATACGACTAGTTATTACGAGTAAATCTTCTCTACGCTTATTATTCTATATCACTGCTTTGTCCACCAAAGCTAATTTGACCGAAGCTATCTCGAAGATGGCGCGATAAAGTGTGCAGATGGAACCGCGTCCCCGCTGCGGTTGCGATCCGTGACACAGATAACGTTGGTTTAACGTCTCCTGCCAGTTTTAAATATGTCACAGGCATTCAACATGCTAACGATGCTATTCATACAACCGTTATGGTGTCTAACATCGAATGTTAAGAGATAGGGATGCTTTTGCGTGCGGTTGATGCATAAAGCTACCGTTAAGGTTATGGCTGTTATGTGGGAAAAGTGTGAAATATTGATAGTTTGCGGTAAGCGAGCATTGTTGTGCGATGCCGGACGATTGCGCAAACGCAGAGCGTGCGACAGATTCCACGGCTCCCGTTAGCAGGTTGTCTCTGAATACGTAATTAGTGTGAGCCTGAATTGCATTGTATCAGGTAACATGcattcattcgttcatatAACGTATTCGCGCGCCTCCATTTCTTCAACTTAGACATGAAGTAAAGGACAGTAAATATCGAGAGCACCAAAAGACGAGACAAGAAGTAAGTTTTACTGTCTGAGATCAGCAATAATACCTAATCCTCAAATACTTGAGCTTCGGTTAGACGCCTATTGTAGTCCAACAGACTGCTGCAGTTGAATTAGATAatacgtgattttatttaatattttatcaaaggtATTATTTGATACCTATTTTAGTAGGTCGATGCTTGATAAGATTTTACACACTTTCTCAGATGCagcgatataaaaaaatcaaagctTTGTTGAATATCTTAAGAGCATGCAATCGCAAACCAGCCCAATAAGCATTTCCACGTGACGTTCACAAGTAGAATAATTTTCGAGTTAGCGCAGTAAAAGTGTTTCAAATCAACTGTTATTTCTGAGATTTGTTTAGTCACTACACATAATGGAATATAAGACCAAGAATAAAGAAAATGCCATaacttattacatatttaagttattattaaatagtaatgtttcgtgattataatgaaaaCTTGACCGTTTTTTAATCTGTTGGGTCTTACCTGGGAAAAGAGAAATGACTAAGCTTTTGTCAaagaaacaatattatttgctTTTGTTTCAAGAATTGAGAGTCGTGTCGGGTCATCGCCGTCCGTACAGGCGCGTGACAAACTTTGTTGAGtcagttttcaatttcaatcaaaaatatattttttagttgcCAACAATAGGTGCCTACTCTTCAGCGTTAACTAGAACTAGAAGTAGAGTAGGTAAGTGTTGGAACGAGAGAGCAATTAAAACTAAGACTAGCAATATTATGTTCAGCCACACGCAAAACTATTTCGACCATTTACTCTGAACGTGAGTTCAGAAATGTAGAcattatacataggtacaatgGACACACTATATATTCTCATAGGAACGaggttgatattttttatgacatgTTAATAATAGTTATTACTATATTTTCAGTCATTAATGGCAGGGGgtcaaattgtttttaataaatttggctTGATGTAAAGAACCAGATACTCCTCCGAAAGATTCCgatataagatatataaaatacatactacAATTATTGAACGAGGCATCACGAGGGCTTTCGTATCGTCAAACGTCGTGAAGACTCGCAATTTTAAAACCTTTCGAATGATACCTAGCCAGTGTTGGTACTAAGTTCATCTCTAGATTTTTCGAATTCCTATccaagtaagtaggtacttattattattttttaatatattttatacctatgCGTCTCAATATCTGGGTCTTAGTATTATAGATAACGACTAAAAAAGATAAGTAATTACAGCAGTTCACTGATCTTAGCCGATGTTGTCAGGTTAATGTCCTAAATTTTGTAAACCAAAACTGAAAATCTTTATGTTCGCTTACTCATTTttagtaaaatgtaaaaagataTTTGTATGTCATACGAGttaacagattaaaaaaatcagttaaaTGAGAAAATCAAAGTTTTTGTGGATAGTTTCATTTGAAGACATTAGTTTCAGCAAGTTTCAGTTATaactaaaacttaattttcttcatttccTAATGTACTTAGTCTGTTTCTGCAAACTCTGATCTAAggattaagattttttcctgGGTTATAATTAATGGGTACCTTCTTATTTACCTATACTAAAAGCACTAATTTAGCTGCTTAAAATATTGCATGTAGACATTAGTTTCAGCAAGTTTCAGTTTATACTTaactaaaacttaattttcttcatttccTAATGTACTTAGTCTGTTTCTGCAAACTCTGATCTAAggattaagattttttcctgGGTTATAATTAATGGGTACCTTCTTATTTACCTATACTAAAAGCACTAATTTGGCTGCTTAAAATATTGCATGTATATTACAGGAAACAATTATCACGAGACCGAAGCCGAGGGCGAGTGCTACTAGGACGGTtcatgaataaaacattttggcCATGGCCATATTACTTGAAAATTAACCGACTGAAACGCTTACCATCATCCGGATCAATTTCAGCAATAGGAGACACGGAAGTTATTCGCAAAATAAAtccaattaaaaagaaattcgcGCGACACAACATTATGCAAAAACCACAtacatttagtttttatttttaattaaacagagcacttgcttttttaaattagttttttaattgtgtCGTTAACGTATTCGCGATCGCGCGAAAGTTGCGGTCGCTGTTACGTGCGCGGGCGCCGCTGTGCTCTACTCGACTAACAGTGGTAAAATGTATCTACTGAAGAGACAGGGCTCTTTTGCTTGGACAGTTATTATGTGCCTCCGGCCGTGGTTGAAAGGATTTGGAGTTCAAAACACAGCATTTACGGAAATAACGAgcccaaataaaaataacaataaagtagaacaataaggttttattttttaaatgattcatTACTGATCGCAAGTCCCTGCGACGTGAAATATTTCGACAAATTTTAAACGGACTTTTGACGGCATATGCTGAAGAACTAAGACGACCAAACCATGAGAAGTAATAAGATAAGGACGAAGATGTCACATTTAAGAGTTACctagtaatttttataattatttagacAGAGATTAAACTATACGCGATTTCATGCAATTAGGTAAAAAAAGCGTTATCTGTTGACCCTGATGAAACGGAAATCCACATCAAGctgtttatataatttcatacAAGAGTCGCAGATCGCTTCGGCATCTCAAATCCGACGTTATTATGTTTACTAACAAAATTGCCGATGTTACCGCGCCTGCGCCCTAGTTGGGTCCGACGTTCCCCAAACTAAACCCACCCTTATCGCCACGCACAACTTGCAGTGCAAAAATAAATCCAAACATATGGTTATATTGTTGTCGAAAAAATCCTTTTATAACCTTTGAAGGATATCAGTGAATAACACACAAACACAGCAATGGGCAACCAGTTCAAGAATGTTGCTGTTATAGCCTGCCTGAAGacgtttttgtttatattcaatATCGTCTTTTGGGTAAGtgatatttctttattcaatGATTtatcgtttaaaatattaatttattttcgatAAAATCTCTATTCATtagcataaaaaaaacaaacgcaGCAATTTTGGTTCATCATTAACTAACTAACGAATTATTAACTAATATTGAATCTGAACGTATCtactaaataacaattttccGCAAGGAACTATATTTGTCATTATAACAATAATGACCAAAATTGGGACCTTTAGATCCAAAACTTACCATTAATCCTTTGTTACAGATCACAGGGCTGCTGCTGCTCACAGTGGGTCTCTGGGCGGAGTTCGACCTCTACAAATACATGGAGCTATCCCCGGAATTCTCCGGGACAGCGCCACACGTCATGATCGGGATCGCAGGGTTAATCGTACTCATCAGCTCGATTGCCTTCTCTTGCATCATAAAGGGACAACCAGTTCTTTTGTATATTGTAAGTCTAATTTTGATTTCAACTGAAGAATTTGGAATAAATTGTACCTATAAGTATTTTCCCGGTTACATCTCCTCCCTTAAGCCCGTGGTCTACATATGACCACAATCgacaatatacatacttactttggtaataaaaagaaataaactggAAAAATGGCAAACCtacttaagtaattaaaatcacctaataGCTATAAAAAGTTAACATTAATAGTGAGAAACACTTTCAGTATGGCGGTTTCCTAGCCTGCATTTTCATGATGGACGCAGGCGTCGGCGCTTCTGTGGCGTGTTACAAGGACACCTATGCTAAAGGTCTTTACGACGGCCTTACTCAGACTGTCATCACCTACAATCCACATAAAGCTAACTTCGATTTTGCTCAATCCACGGTGAGAAAATATacattgtattattatatattcctACTCCTCTTATCCTTAAAAGTACCTAGTTAATATGTAGAAAACATGAATCTTCATCCTCCTGTTTTAGCCTGGTTATGTCTTCACCTCTCTGAAGAAGAGGCGAAGGTGCGTATATAATCACTATCTGGATTGGGTTAGACAGGTTTTGACAAGAAACTCTAGTCTATTCTCCCCTAATCTTCGCAGGAAAACCTAGCaaatattggatcatggttacacatccagtatTCTGAATGTGCACGTGCATATAAAAGTATAGGGTTTGTAAtggatttgaatttttgtgtaaattcCGGCGTAATTTTCATGATAAGTACTGACAGCTTAGCTTCTCTTTGGCTTTCGAGTATCATGCTAATTTATTGTTCGAATTAATATttgcctattttttttaaagctacACTGCTGTGGCGTGTCTAACTACACTGACTGGATGAAGATGTCTCCACAGCGAGTCGTTCCAATCTCCTGCTGCATAGACCCGAACAACTGCATCACGGCTAACTATGGGGATATTTATCAAAGAGTAagacaaatattaaatgaagaaaaaagttattacGTAGACCATATACGTACCTAAATGACTATAACTAAATGTGCTTgataattatgataataacATAGTATAATCACGTTGAAAAATACCTATAGGATAAGGTTTGAAAAACGACATGCCTTCTTAATTTCAGattattgtgttttttctttaatccATGGGTTGATTATgtcatacaaataataaattgaaaatcaaataaaaacgtATCAATAACGAATAGGGCAGTTTTACATATCAAAACAACTTTGAATGGAACCCATGTGCTAGTTAGCTAGTAATATTAGTGTTAGCTAGTAATATAAGTTCAATGATaacgaaaagaaaaacagTTCCTCTAATACTCACTGAGTTTTGTTAGACCCATGCTTTGGTTTTAGTCCACTACTATATGTTTATACTTAGATATCGTGCCAGGCCGCCGCTATGTGTTGAGTAGGTACCCATGCGCCAGTCTAGGCTCATTCCTTCTTTTGTCTACTGCAGAAAATTACCATTTTCTTTTGCAGGGTTGTTACGAGGTAATAGTGGACTACCTAGCGAGCAACATGGACGTTTTAATCGGCATCGCGATCGGCACTGCGTTGTTGCCGCTCATTGGAACTATATTGTCGTGCTGCCTCGCCAGCTACATCAAGAAATCCAAATACGACGTCATGAATTAATCTCTTTTTACCTAAAGGCCTAAAGATATCGAAATAAAACCGTTACTCTTTATCCTGCAACTAGTGACATGGCGACGAATcaataatctcaattctttatgactgattttaaatactttactGTAGATGTTGACTTATCCATTGTATAAGGATTCTCGGCTACTCTTGATTGCCATTGTATTGTTGTATCTATtgattgtatattatttttattatattcaaaatatattgatgTTAAATGAAGCATTACAACTTTCTTTCAATCAAAAACTTGCTGTTACTAGAAATTTGTGAATGGGAAAAGGAATTATTTGGACATATTTACTATTATTCAGCTTTCTGTGGTTGCCAAAACCAAATTGGTTCATTAGAAAGGTACTTATAAAAGAAATCTCAAGACATAATTTCATcaagaatttattaaatcataatttcatattattatcaatcaaataaaatatacagaaTAAGACTTCTGAGGTGTAGGTATTTTGAAAGAGAACTGGCAGaacaaaagaaatagaaaattataaagacaAACAAAAGTTTCATAACAttgttagaaaaaaatactgaaaaaattaaatacacttTGTATACTGTTACATAGGCATATGGCCTACCTGGTGCGCCGctaattcattcatacattgTTTGCTTTGTAGAATGCTTTGCATGATGGACTGCCACAACCTTCTGCTGACCTTTGAACAACCTCTGGTGACTGCCATTTCATGTTATACAATTATCAGTATGGATTAGTCACTGTCTgaactatttttttcttctttagtcTCAACAGGCACCTCTTGCTTGTAATGCCTGTACTCAGGTTTCAATTCCCACATATTCTTGTGTGGATTCTTGAGATTATAGTTACAAACctcttttaatatttccttCAAATATACAATAGGTTGCCTTGTTATCTGGAAAAAAAGGAA
This genomic window contains:
- the LOC106143665 gene encoding tetraspanin-7; protein product: MGNQFKNVAVIACLKTFLFIFNIVFWITGLLLLTVGLWAEFDLYKYMELSPEFSGTAPHVMIGIAGLIVLISSIAFSCIIKGQPVLLYIYGGFLACIFMMDAGVGASVACYKDTYAKGLYDGLTQTVITYNPHKANFDFAQSTLHCCGVSNYTDWMKMSPQRVVPISCCIDPNNCITANYGDIYQRGCYEVIVDYLASNMDVLIGIAIGTALLPLIGTILSCCLASYIKKSKYDVMN